A genomic region of Rhipicephalus sanguineus isolate Rsan-2018 chromosome 1, BIME_Rsan_1.4, whole genome shotgun sequence contains the following coding sequences:
- the LOC125756886 gene encoding tigger transposable element-derived protein 4-like, with protein sequence MECIVNAIARQANPVAILACAAAVAAGAVSCVRPTCVTTYGYFGTMESAKKRPHHALSLEKKLEILKELDRSGLTKTEVAKKFDIPKSTLSRILKNKETIEGAVKNGTFTAKRMRMRTTPYEELEKVLFVWFKRARSSNFPISGPILEQKAREIALQMGVENFALSDGWLSRFKKRHGLVFKAISGESAAVNRDICTDWQQGRLQEILNNYEPRDVFNVDEMGLFYKVLPSKTLAFKGEACSGGKHSKDRITVLVGANMAGDEKLKLLVIGKSKHPRCFKGVRHLPVTYNANGRAWMTMAIFENWLREEDARFTRQGRKVVLIVDNCPAHGQVDGLKSISLEFLPANVTAVIQPMDQGVIQNIKVHYRRQLLHRMLLCADTGKSYNVDLLAAIHILAHAWEQVQATTIQRCFHHAGFQAQEPLPDEEESLADADADAVFNQAVPSAPFTRQDYETIDESVQTCREETLEELIAEVQADDQPSSSDECDDVIPSAVVPPDSAAKEAVELLQRYFEHEGCPEFLSSLSGMGAYFVKKQLKHAKQTTLHSFFSPTHPDK encoded by the coding sequence ATGGAATGTATAGTCAACGCCATAGCCAGACAAGCCAATCCAGTAGCCATATTGGCTtgtgctgcagcagtagcagcagggGCTGTTAGCTGCGTTAGGCCTACTTGCGTGACTACTTACGGATATTTCGGCACGATGGAGAGCGCGAAGAAGCGGCCGCATCACGCACTCTCGCTTGAAAAGAAGCTCGAAATTCTAAAGGAGCTCGACCGAAGCGGCCTGACCAAGACAGAGGTGGCGAAAAAGTTCGACATCCCGAAGTCAACGCTGTCGCGGATCCTGAAGAACAAAGAGACAATCGAAGGAGCCGTCAAGAATGGAACCTTCACCGCTAAGCGGATGCGGATGCGGACGACGCCTTACGAAGAACTTGAAAAAGTTCTTTTCGTTTGGTTCAAACGTGCGCGGAGTTCAAACTTTCCGATAAGCGGACCCATTCTGGAGCAGAAGGCGCGAGAGATTGCCCTGCAGATGGGTGTTGAGAACTTCGCCTTAAGCGACGGATGGCTCAGTCGCTTCAAGAAACGCCACGGCCTTGTTTTCAAGGCAATCTCAGGTGAGAGTGCTGCAGTGAATAGAGACATTTGCACCGACTGGCAACAGGGGCGGCTTCAAGAAATTTTGAACAACTATGAGCCGCGAGACGTCTTCAACGTCGATGAGATGGGCCTTTTTTATAAAGTGCTTCCGTCAAAGACTCTCGCCTTCAAAGGCGAAGCCTGTAGTGGTGGAAAACACAGTAAAGATCGCATTACTGTGCTGGTGGGTGCCAACATGGCAGGTGATGAGAAGTTGAAGCTTTTAGTAATAGGGAAGTCGAAGCACCCACGTTGTTTCAAGGGCGTTCGACACCTTCCCGTTACGTATAATGCTAACGGAAGAGCCTGGATGACTATGGCAATTTTTGAAAACTGGCTACGGGAGGAAGATGCAAGATTTACGAGGCAAGGCAGGAAGGTTGTCTTGATCGTGGATAATTGTCCTGCCCATGGTCAGGTTGATGGACTCAAGTCCATCAGTCTCGAGTTCTTGCCAGCCAATGTAACTGCAGTGATCCAGCCAATGGATCAAGGGGTAATACAAAACATAAAAGTTCATTACCGCAGACAGCTGCTCCACCGAATGCTGCTTTGTGCAGACACTGGCAAGAGCTACAATGTAGATTTGTTGGCTGCCATTCACATTTTGGCCCACGCCTGGGAGCAAGTACAGGCAACAACCATACAGAGGTGCTTCCACCATGCGGGCTTTCAAGCTCAAGAACCATTACCTGATGAAGAGGAAAGCCTGGCTGATGCTGACGCTGATGCAGTATTTAATCAGGCTGTGCCCTCTGCCCCCTTCACACGACAGGACTATGAGACTATTGATGAAAGTGTTCAAACCTgtcgcgaggagacgcttgaggAACTGATTGCCGAAGTGCAAGCCGACGATCAACCTTCCTCCAGCGATGAATGTGATGATGTCATTCCCAGTGCAGTGGTGCCACCGGACAGTGCAGCTAAGGAGGCTGTTGAACTTTTGCAGCGCTATTTTGAGCATGAGGGTTGTCCTGAATTTCTCTCTAGCTTGTCAGGCATGGGTGCTTACTTTGTGAAGAAGCAGCTCAAGCATGCCAAGCAAACCACACTTCACTCCTTTTTCTCTCCTACTCATCCCGATAAGTAA